The following proteins are encoded in a genomic region of Nicotiana sylvestris chromosome 4, ASM39365v2, whole genome shotgun sequence:
- the LOC138889850 gene encoding uncharacterized protein, with protein sequence MTQGITDLEKSNSEKFTDIHPRHPLYLYPSDTPGSILIPQQLTGIENYVAWSNSMRVALLAKNKLGFIDGKYLKEHYKGDLEHEWERYLKERFDKKNLTRVYQLLREICTINQGTASISEYFSKLKNAWDEYWSMVALLCDCEKHKKYEEHMEQHKLVQFLMGLNETYAQARSQVLLIVPVPTLNQAYNMIMQDESQRTQSSMISQLSTGLQQMNMIDPTAFAFTQNNKSKKNNGMYCNYCHLKVHLKENCYSWLDIPQVISLIEERALTDQYQQLLKLINQEPTVAESRANMVGIKELLTTCLLAGSEPDSLVIDTGASNHMVSSLNLLTKSTLVKSNFNKVHLPNGHTTSVTTQDP encoded by the exons ATGACACAAGGAATCACAGATCTGGAGAAAAGCAATTCGGAGAAATTCACCGATATTCATCCTCGTCATCCTCTCTACCTATATCCATCAGACACACCAGGTAGTATCTTAATTCCACAACAATTAACTGGAATTGAAAACTACGTTGCATGGAGTAATTCAATGAGAGTCGCACTATTGGCAAAAAATAAATTAGGGTTTATAGATGGCAAGTATCTTAAAGAGCATTACAAAGGTGACTTAGAGCATGAATGGGAAAGAT ATTTAAAAGAACGTTTTGATAAAAAGAATCTGACTAGGGTGTATCAATTGTTACGTGAAATTTGCACCATAAACCAAGGGACTGCTTCAATTTCAGAATATTTTTCAAAACTGAAAAATGCTTGGGATGAGTATTGGTCAATGGTGGCACTTCTTTGTGATTGTGAGAAGCACAAGAAGTATGAAGAACATATGGAGCAACATAAGCTAGTACAGTTCCTGATGGGATTAAATGAAACTTATGCACAAGCAAGGAGTCAAGTATTGTTGATTGTACCAGTGCCAACACTTAATCAAGCTTACAACATGATTATGCAAGATGAGAGTCAAAGAACACAGTCCAGTATGATTTCACAACTCAGCACAGGATTGCAGCAGATGAATATGATTGATCCAACAGCCTTTGCCTTCACTCAGAACAATAAGTCCAAGAAGAATAATGGGATGTACTGTAATTATTGTCATTTGAAGGTGCATCTGAAGGAGAATTGTTACAGTTGGTTGGATATCCCCCAGGTCATAAGTTTAATAGAAGAAAGGGCTTTGACAG ATCAATATCAACAACTTTTGAAGCTGATCAACCAAGAGCCAACTGTTGCAGAGTCAAGAGCTAATATGGTAGGTATAAAAGAACTTCTTACTACCTGTTTGCTTGCAGGTTCTGAACCTGATTCTTTGGTGATTGACACTGGAGCCTCAAACCATATGGTTTCTAGTCTGAACCTTTTAACTAAATCTACTCTTGTTAAATCTAATTTCAACAAAGTACACCTACCTAATGGGCATACAACTTCAGTAACAACACAGGATCCTTGA